In Acaryochloris marina S15, a single genomic region encodes these proteins:
- a CDS encoding efflux RND transporter periplasmic adaptor subunit has product MKTDERMPREAGDLADSPSQLELDIQVPGDKQPKHSRPSVFGKKSPWPIAILVMLVIAGLFGWRLYNKSQSPSVSEPETASTAKLPVRAVRAQLAPIRRWVTNPDGDVRAERYKQLIFESSGEVTQLAKINGRFLREGDRVGKGQLLATLDDRKYRSDIRAAAADREVAKRTEEQSIASLRQTEANLRQAKADLELAKIEAKRRQTLYKQGVIPATERDTYNNRVIQAQVGVKVAQENVNTAQDQIAVSKAGVVSNQARLLNTVIAREDTQLVSPINGIVAYMNIREGEYWSPSRVQSATSYQSAIESVPIVVVDPNSFEVAFEIPASEGSLLRPNQPAYIALDDDISQAFVQGLNQRNLVSVAKARGKVFSVTPAVTPGGRAVQVRVRITEGRENLRLGARVQTWIAAQSRSQAITLPFGSVITRDRKSYVFVVDEETGRVEQRPVVLDIEGLDRISIAQGLKPGELVVTEGSNRLVNNSPVDVVDVEDPA; this is encoded by the coding sequence ATGAAAACGGATGAACGTATGCCCAGAGAAGCGGGAGATCTAGCGGATAGCCCTTCTCAACTAGAACTTGATATCCAAGTCCCTGGAGACAAGCAGCCCAAACACTCCAGACCTTCAGTTTTTGGTAAAAAGTCTCCCTGGCCCATTGCCATTCTCGTGATGTTGGTGATTGCAGGACTGTTTGGCTGGCGGCTCTACAACAAGAGCCAGTCCCCTTCTGTATCTGAACCTGAAACCGCTTCTACCGCCAAATTACCCGTGCGGGCGGTGCGGGCTCAATTAGCCCCCATTCGCCGCTGGGTCACCAATCCCGATGGAGATGTAAGGGCAGAGCGATATAAACAACTAATTTTTGAATCCAGTGGGGAAGTCACTCAGCTCGCCAAAATTAATGGCCGCTTCCTGCGAGAAGGCGATCGAGTGGGGAAAGGTCAGTTGCTGGCAACCCTGGATGACCGCAAATATCGCTCTGATATTCGAGCTGCAGCAGCCGATCGCGAAGTTGCTAAACGTACTGAAGAGCAGTCGATTGCTAGCTTACGTCAGACGGAAGCCAATCTCAGGCAAGCCAAAGCTGACCTAGAACTCGCCAAGATAGAAGCCAAACGACGCCAAACCCTATACAAACAAGGAGTGATTCCAGCAACGGAACGGGATACCTACAATAATCGCGTCATTCAAGCCCAAGTGGGGGTCAAGGTAGCCCAAGAAAATGTCAACACGGCCCAAGATCAAATTGCCGTATCCAAAGCAGGCGTCGTTTCCAACCAGGCGCGATTATTGAACACGGTGATTGCCAGAGAAGATACCCAGCTCGTATCTCCCATCAATGGGATTGTCGCTTATATGAATATTCGGGAAGGGGAATATTGGAGTCCTTCCAGAGTGCAATCTGCCACCAGTTATCAATCTGCTATCGAGTCCGTGCCCATTGTAGTGGTGGACCCCAATAGTTTCGAGGTTGCCTTTGAAATCCCGGCCTCGGAAGGGAGCTTGCTGCGCCCCAATCAGCCAGCCTATATTGCCTTGGATGACGATATTAGCCAAGCCTTTGTCCAGGGACTGAATCAAAGAAATCTAGTCAGCGTGGCGAAAGCCCGAGGCAAGGTATTTTCCGTCACCCCAGCCGTCACCCCTGGAGGCAGGGCCGTTCAAGTGCGGGTTCGGATTACGGAAGGGCGCGAAAATTTACGCCTAGGTGCGCGGGTACAAACCTGGATTGCAGCTCAATCTAGAAGCCAGGCCATTACATTGCCTTTTGGGTCCGTGATCACCCGCGATCGCAAATCCTATGTGTTTGTTGTTGATGAGGAGACGGGCCGAGTGGAGCAGCGTCCCGTGGTTTTAGATATTGAAGGATTGGATCGAATTTCGATTGCTCAGGGCTTGAAACCAGGTGAATTAGTTGTGACTGAAGGCAGTAACCGACTAGTGAATAATTCCCCCGTCGATGTTGTCGATGTCGAGGATCCAGCCTAA
- a CDS encoding efflux RND transporter permease subunit produces MQTEDRPTTLEAPDKPVHGASELEKASPLAQFFFTRQVFGILLCFLLVMGGLMGYVSMVKESDPDIKIARANITTAWPGTDAETIENRVTDKLEKEIKSLQGLKDVKSATFNSYSIIDVEFRAEAPVAASIQELRGKVDDAVPELPAESEGREQPDFVQVSQQDAPILTVGLFGPNLDAATLSQTAEDLKDILESVKNLREVNLSGNRDEVIHVQLIPSRLTSLGISSTQVRNAIQGGNQDASWDRVRDDAIGAQVRLFGRFRSIQDLKSLPVTRLTDNRIVRLEEVADVRRDLERETNRAFLSWENQPFQSTITLDIVKVAGSDTIQVITDALQTLDEASQNPKVWPAGMEYRVLNNDAITINDELANLLSNVGQASFFVFIILLVALTWREALIAGLAIPLTFIGAIFFLWLGGQTLNSMVLIGMILALGLLVDVFILMLEGMHDGIFVEGLGFSESALRTVKAYAGPAFAGQLTTILALAPLMAISGTMGKFIRLIPISAITCLVISYFLSLLVVIPLSKFLLGNVKGGTQKTFVDRMTEVASARFTNWSLQMTVPNKAVARLWSLGAVGLFVFACVLFTSLPSNLFPQNDGTKLSLNVELAPSTTLESSQTVADQMGDLLLDYRDPDGQPVFKSVVKLVGKRSSLVSSGELKPGNADYFVGFSVIFVESNQRQRQSFEYARELRSQLQNKILRNYPGSTLAVQYERAGGGVDPIQVAISGEDMQVLREISVQVQQVLREIPGTMDVRDDLGNLREDYKLIPKREALDFYGLSQSELASQGRYLMIDNDIGDFPVGSGEEDLEIHMSTLWPSRQGEVGGPSRQDEFQTIRFVTADGKTIPAEAVLEPAPGAVPLSITHRKSQRTVTVLAKNVPGIGVYDADILANLTPKLQEMQKTWPQGYQYRFGGDAETSGETFGSAGQMLVVAIFLVFAVLVLQFGSYSQPLIIILTIPFALTGTFIGFYFLNLPFSFPAAIGVISLTGIVVNDAIVMVETMNERRKQGLEVRQAAALGASDRLRPILTTSITTVIGLLPLAFSEAEWFPLCMAIIFGLIAATLIALLVVPGLYLQLTPNKVPVEH; encoded by the coding sequence ATGCAAACAGAGGATCGGCCAACTACCCTGGAAGCTCCAGATAAACCCGTGCATGGTGCTTCCGAGCTAGAGAAAGCTTCGCCTTTGGCCCAGTTTTTCTTCACCCGCCAAGTGTTTGGGATTCTACTCTGTTTTCTGCTGGTGATGGGTGGCCTGATGGGGTACGTTTCCATGGTCAAAGAATCTGACCCCGACATCAAAATTGCCCGGGCTAATATCACCACTGCCTGGCCCGGCACCGATGCCGAAACGATTGAAAACCGCGTTACGGACAAACTAGAAAAGGAAATTAAGTCTCTGCAAGGGTTGAAGGATGTTAAAAGTGCCACCTTCAATTCCTATTCGATCATTGATGTTGAATTTCGCGCGGAAGCTCCTGTGGCCGCATCCATACAAGAGCTGCGGGGTAAAGTCGATGATGCAGTACCAGAGCTGCCTGCAGAATCTGAAGGACGCGAACAACCCGATTTTGTCCAAGTCTCCCAACAAGATGCACCGATTTTGACGGTGGGGTTGTTTGGCCCCAACTTAGATGCTGCCACCTTAAGTCAAACCGCAGAAGATCTCAAAGATATTTTGGAATCGGTTAAAAACCTGCGAGAAGTCAATCTATCGGGCAATCGGGATGAAGTCATTCATGTGCAGCTGATTCCCAGCCGTCTGACCAGCTTAGGAATTTCCTCGACCCAGGTGCGAAACGCCATTCAAGGGGGCAATCAAGATGCCTCCTGGGACCGGGTTCGGGATGATGCGATTGGGGCGCAAGTGCGTCTATTTGGCCGGTTTCGCAGTATCCAGGATTTGAAATCCCTGCCCGTGACTCGACTGACGGATAACCGGATTGTCCGCTTAGAAGAAGTCGCGGATGTGCGGCGGGATTTGGAACGGGAAACCAATCGAGCTTTTCTCAGTTGGGAAAATCAGCCCTTTCAATCCACTATTACCTTAGACATCGTTAAGGTGGCCGGCAGCGACACCATCCAAGTGATTACTGATGCCCTCCAAACCCTAGACGAGGCCAGCCAAAACCCGAAAGTTTGGCCAGCAGGGATGGAGTATCGGGTTCTGAACAACGATGCGATCACCATTAATGATGAACTCGCCAATCTGCTGAGTAATGTCGGTCAGGCCTCTTTTTTCGTCTTTATTATTCTTCTCGTAGCCTTAACCTGGCGAGAAGCCCTGATTGCCGGACTAGCCATTCCCCTCACCTTTATTGGTGCTATCTTCTTCCTCTGGTTAGGAGGACAAACCCTCAACTCCATGGTGCTGATCGGCATGATCCTAGCCCTCGGGCTGCTGGTGGATGTGTTTATTCTGATGTTGGAAGGGATGCATGATGGGATTTTTGTCGAGGGCTTGGGATTTTCTGAATCCGCCCTGCGGACCGTTAAAGCCTATGCCGGGCCTGCCTTTGCCGGACAACTCACCACCATCTTGGCCCTTGCCCCCCTGATGGCCATTTCCGGCACCATGGGCAAGTTTATTCGCCTCATTCCCATCAGCGCCATTACCTGTTTGGTGATCAGCTATTTTCTGTCCCTACTGGTGGTAATTCCCCTGTCCAAGTTTCTGCTGGGAAATGTGAAGGGCGGCACCCAAAAAACCTTTGTGGATCGGATGACCGAAGTGGCCTCGGCCCGCTTTACAAACTGGAGCCTGCAAATGACCGTTCCCAATAAGGCCGTGGCTCGGCTATGGTCCTTGGGGGCAGTGGGGCTATTCGTCTTTGCCTGCGTCTTATTTACCTCGTTGCCCTCGAACTTATTCCCCCAAAATGACGGCACTAAACTCAGCCTGAATGTGGAGCTGGCCCCTAGCACAACTCTAGAGAGTTCCCAAACCGTCGCTGATCAAATGGGAGACCTGCTGCTAGACTATCGCGATCCAGATGGGCAGCCCGTCTTCAAAAGCGTGGTCAAACTGGTGGGTAAACGCAGCAGCTTAGTCTCTTCCGGGGAGCTAAAGCCCGGCAACGCCGACTATTTTGTGGGCTTCTCTGTCATCTTTGTTGAGTCTAACCAACGGCAACGTCAGTCCTTTGAATATGCGCGGGAATTGCGATCGCAACTCCAAAACAAAATCCTCCGCAACTATCCCGGCTCCACCCTCGCCGTCCAGTATGAGCGAGCAGGCGGCGGGGTAGACCCCATTCAAGTGGCCATTAGTGGCGAAGACATGCAGGTGCTGAGAGAAATCTCGGTGCAGGTGCAGCAAGTCTTGCGGGAGATTCCCGGCACGATGGACGTGCGAGATGACCTAGGCAACCTACGGGAAGACTACAAACTGATTCCGAAGCGAGAAGCCCTAGATTTCTATGGCCTGAGCCAAAGCGAACTGGCGTCTCAGGGCCGCTATTTGATGATTGACAACGATATTGGTGACTTTCCCGTTGGCAGTGGCGAAGAAGATCTAGAGATCCATATGAGTACCCTTTGGCCCTCCCGCCAGGGAGAAGTCGGGGGTCCCTCCCGTCAAGATGAATTTCAAACCATTCGGTTTGTCACGGCTGACGGCAAAACCATTCCTGCTGAAGCGGTTTTAGAACCTGCCCCTGGAGCCGTGCCTTTGTCTATTACCCACCGAAAAAGCCAACGCACGGTAACGGTTCTAGCCAAGAATGTTCCTGGCATTGGAGTGTACGATGCCGATATTTTGGCGAACTTAACACCCAAACTCCAGGAGATGCAAAAAACCTGGCCCCAGGGCTATCAATATCGTTTCGGCGGCGATGCTGAGACCAGTGGCGAAACCTTTGGGTCCGCAGGTCAGATGTTAGTGGTGGCCATCTTTCTGGTCTTTGCAGTGTTAGTCCTGCAATTTGGATCTTATAGCCAACCACTGATCATTATCCTGACGATTCCCTTTGCCTTAACCGGGACTTTTATTGGCTTTTACTTCTTGAATTTACCCTTTTCATTTCCAGCAGCCATTGGCGTCATTTCCTTAACAGGGATTGTGGTCAATGATGCAATTGTGATGGTAGAAACCATGAACGAGCGGCGTAAACAGGGCTTGGAAGTGCGGCAGGCTGCGGCCTTGGGCGCTAGCGATCGCCTTCGTCCTATTTTGACCACCTCTATCACCACGGTGATTGGGCTACTTCCGTTGGCCTTCAGTGAAGCAGAATGGTTCCCTCTCTGTATGGCCATTATTTTTGGCCTGATCGCCGCTACTTTAATTGCCCTATTAGTGGTGCCAGGGCTGTATTTACAGCTCACCCCAAATAAGGTGCCCGTAGAGCATTAG
- a CDS encoding NAD(P)/FAD-dependent oxidoreductase has protein sequence MVASTSLSEQHAVVIGGSMAGLLAARVLLNHFGRVTVLERDRIPDQPSPRSGVPQAHHVHILLTQGQRILEQLFPGLEAELAAAGAPQVNWTKDLSWLSMWGWSQAVPSDLCTRPCSRALLEWLIYQRLAQEANLTFLPSTRVTGLVANAQKTVITGVQIRTNQSTETLSADLVVDASGRNSALPKWLNQLGYGSPPQTEINSFLGYSSRWYQIPDHWQAPWKVMLIQTKPPDHPRGVVMYPVEGNRWIVTLVGVGHDYPPTHETDFLPFAQTVRSHEVYDAIHQAQPLSDIYSYRRTENCWQHYEALPRLPEHLVAVGDAVCAFNPIYGQGMTVAALGALTLDQCLDQTAGKFPLQGFTPIFHQQLAQMLVVPWLMATSEDLRWPSTVGPTPNWQTRLMHQYLDRVVQASLDRSYIYRTFWEVIHMVKPPKALFHPQILLPALRLG, from the coding sequence ATGGTTGCTTCCACCTCCCTCTCAGAACAACATGCTGTGGTGATTGGCGGCAGTATGGCCGGGCTGTTGGCTGCTCGGGTGTTGCTGAACCACTTTGGGCGAGTCACGGTATTGGAACGCGATCGCATCCCCGATCAACCCAGTCCCCGTTCAGGAGTGCCCCAAGCCCATCATGTTCATATTCTTCTGACCCAAGGTCAACGCATTTTAGAACAACTCTTTCCTGGTTTGGAAGCAGAACTGGCAGCCGCTGGAGCCCCTCAGGTCAATTGGACGAAGGATTTAAGCTGGCTCAGTATGTGGGGCTGGTCTCAAGCCGTGCCATCAGATCTCTGCACTCGACCCTGTAGTCGAGCATTGTTGGAGTGGTTGATTTATCAACGATTAGCGCAAGAAGCCAACCTCACCTTTCTACCGTCCACCCGAGTGACCGGCCTGGTCGCCAATGCTCAGAAAACGGTGATTACGGGGGTTCAGATCAGAACAAATCAAAGTACGGAAACCCTCAGTGCCGATTTAGTAGTGGATGCCAGTGGCCGGAATTCTGCCTTGCCTAAATGGCTCAATCAGCTGGGGTATGGGTCGCCTCCCCAAACAGAAATCAACTCTTTCTTGGGGTACAGCAGCCGTTGGTATCAAATTCCTGACCATTGGCAAGCACCTTGGAAGGTGATGCTTATTCAAACGAAGCCGCCAGATCATCCGCGGGGGGTGGTGATGTATCCCGTAGAAGGCAATCGCTGGATAGTTACCCTCGTAGGGGTTGGCCATGACTATCCCCCAACCCATGAAACAGACTTTCTCCCATTTGCCCAGACAGTTCGGAGTCATGAAGTCTATGATGCGATTCACCAGGCGCAACCCTTAAGCGATATCTATAGCTATCGGCGGACCGAAAATTGTTGGCAGCACTATGAAGCATTACCTCGATTGCCCGAACATCTGGTAGCAGTGGGGGATGCGGTGTGTGCGTTTAATCCTATTTATGGTCAAGGTATGACTGTAGCTGCATTGGGCGCCTTAACCCTGGATCAGTGTTTGGACCAAACAGCTGGCAAGTTTCCATTACAAGGCTTTACACCTATCTTCCATCAACAGTTGGCTCAAATGTTGGTCGTGCCTTGGCTGATGGCGACGAGTGAAGATCTACGATGGCCGAGTACGGTAGGTCCAACGCCCAATTGGCAAACACGCCTGATGCATCAATATCTAGATCGCGTTGTTCAAGCTTCTTTGGATCGGTCCTATATCTATCGAACGTTTTGGGAAGTCATTCATATGGTGAAGCCACCCAAAGCCCTATTCCATCCCCAAATTTTATTACCTGCCTTGAGACTGGGTTAA
- a CDS encoding tRNA-(ms[2]io[6]A)-hydroxylase: MTIHLHCDSSDTWLQTVLADFDTFLLDHAANEKKASGVALNLAAHCPDKPDLVAAMIDLAIEELSHYRDVFKLIRERRLTIPADAKDPYVNQLRGLIRKGSENYFLDRLLVAGIIEARGLERFTKIALALPHGSLQGFYQAIAHSEARHANLFLNLAKQYCPSTALHSRLDELLATEAKILNQLPDRAMLH; encoded by the coding sequence GTGACCATTCACCTACATTGTGATAGTTCAGATACCTGGCTGCAAACGGTGCTGGCAGACTTTGATACCTTCCTGCTCGATCATGCCGCCAACGAGAAAAAAGCCTCTGGGGTCGCTCTCAACCTTGCCGCCCACTGCCCCGACAAGCCAGACTTAGTTGCAGCCATGATTGACTTAGCCATTGAAGAGTTAAGCCATTATCGTGATGTTTTTAAATTAATCCGAGAGCGCCGCTTAACCATTCCTGCCGATGCCAAAGACCCCTATGTCAATCAACTGCGAGGTCTAATTCGCAAAGGCTCCGAAAATTACTTTCTCGATCGGCTCTTGGTTGCCGGGATTATCGAGGCCCGTGGACTGGAGCGTTTCACCAAAATTGCCCTGGCTTTACCCCATGGTTCTTTACAAGGCTTCTATCAAGCGATTGCCCATTCGGAAGCTAGACATGCCAATCTATTTCTCAACCTAGCCAAACAATATTGTCCGAGCACAGCCCTACACTCTCGCCTGGATGAGCTATTAGCGACTGAAGCTAAAATTCTGAACCAATTACCTGATCGAGCCATGCTGCATTAG
- a CDS encoding Calvin cycle protein CP12: MPLTLEKTATPTLEQPVAMEKRMEDALSQARETCASEGATSKACAVAWDIVEELQAEYSHQKVQEQPSQFEDFCDDNPNAEECRVYDV; this comes from the coding sequence ATGCCCCTTACTTTAGAGAAAACGGCTACTCCTACCCTTGAGCAGCCTGTAGCCATGGAAAAGCGCATGGAAGATGCTTTAAGCCAAGCTCGTGAAACTTGCGCTAGCGAAGGTGCGACTTCCAAAGCCTGTGCAGTGGCCTGGGATATTGTTGAAGAGCTACAAGCCGAATATTCTCATCAGAAAGTGCAAGAACAGCCTTCTCAGTTCGAAGACTTTTGTGATGATAACCCTAATGCTGAGGAGTGCCGCGTCTACGACGTTTAA
- a CDS encoding fructosamine kinase family protein — protein sequence MSVWTEIQHQISQVQGQEFAIATRNSVGGGSINQAYQVSDGQEHYFVKLNQASKVAMFEAEAEGLKDMQASQSIRVPKPLGWGAAEGQSYIILEWIPLGHGDAQTWFAMGQQLAAMHRQAHDQGFGWHQNNTIGATPQRNPWTEHWGEFFAEHRIGYQLQLAQRHGGQFRQGDALVDKIPALLTHPVESSLVHGDLWSGNAAFSHGGEPIILDPATYYGDREVDIAMTELFGGFPPAFYRGYQEAWPLDKGYQQRKTLYNLYHILNHFNLFGGGYASQAQGMIEQILAMV from the coding sequence ATGTCTGTATGGACTGAGATTCAGCACCAGATTAGTCAGGTGCAAGGGCAGGAATTTGCGATCGCAACTCGCAATTCCGTCGGCGGTGGCAGTATCAATCAGGCGTATCAGGTGAGTGATGGCCAGGAACACTATTTCGTCAAGCTCAATCAGGCCAGCAAAGTGGCGATGTTTGAAGCGGAGGCGGAGGGTCTCAAAGACATGCAGGCTTCCCAAAGTATTCGGGTGCCGAAGCCTTTAGGATGGGGTGCTGCTGAAGGACAAAGTTACATCATCCTAGAATGGATTCCTTTAGGCCATGGCGATGCCCAGACTTGGTTCGCCATGGGACAACAACTGGCTGCGATGCATCGCCAAGCCCATGATCAAGGCTTTGGCTGGCATCAGAACAACACGATTGGCGCAACCCCTCAGCGCAACCCCTGGACTGAGCATTGGGGAGAATTTTTTGCTGAACATCGGATTGGCTACCAGCTCCAGCTGGCCCAACGACACGGGGGACAGTTTCGCCAGGGGGATGCCTTAGTGGATAAAATTCCCGCATTGCTCACCCACCCTGTCGAGTCATCTTTGGTACATGGCGATCTGTGGTCAGGGAATGCGGCTTTCAGCCATGGGGGCGAACCGATTATCCTCGACCCGGCCACCTACTATGGCGATCGAGAAGTGGATATTGCCATGACCGAGCTGTTTGGGGGATTCCCGCCTGCCTTTTATAGGGGTTATCAAGAGGCTTGGCCCTTAGATAAGGGCTATCAACAGCGTAAAACTCTCTACAACCTGTATCACATCCTTAATCATTTCAACTTGTTTGGAGGAGGATATGCATCACAAGCCCAGGGAATGATTGAGCAGATTTTAGCCATGGTTTAG
- a CDS encoding Calvin cycle protein CP12 — MSNIQEKIENELTQARETCDTSGATSGECAAAWDAVEELQAEASHQRKDNNEDKNSLEKYCDDNPDAAECRIYDD, encoded by the coding sequence ATGAGCAATATTCAAGAAAAAATTGAAAATGAACTAACACAAGCCCGAGAGACTTGTGATACGAGTGGCGCTACTTCTGGTGAGTGTGCAGCAGCCTGGGATGCCGTGGAAGAGCTGCAAGCAGAAGCGTCCCACCAGCGCAAAGACAATAATGAAGACAAGAACTCCCTCGAGAAATATTGTGATGATAATCCCGATGCTGCTGAGTGCCGGATTTATGATGACTAA
- a CDS encoding glycosyltransferase family 4 protein — protein sequence MVSAGQSYRLLFVSTPLGPLGSGVGGGVELTLLNMLDALTQQGHQVQVLAPQQSRLPQTEVITVAGSPQIPAQTQTRQTPIHLPENSVLGNMWLQVLALQSQFDLIINFAYDWLPLYLTPFLETPVAHLISMGSLSDAMDQMIGQTADQFPQSIGVHTRAQANTFPFAQHCYPVGNGFNLDLYTFTPDPKDYLCWLGRIAPEKALEDAVAAVDQTGQTLKIMGHIQEQAYFDQIQAQFPHANIDYLGFLDTTAMQEVLRHSQGLLVTPRWVEAFGNVVIEALACGVPVLAYNRGGPAEIIQSGKTGWLVEPDSVDGLVAAIHKLPKIDRQVCRQQAEQEYSLTAFAQRLEQWFDRILSQPGQ from the coding sequence TTGGTTTCTGCGGGTCAATCCTATCGATTACTCTTTGTCTCTACACCCTTAGGCCCTTTAGGATCCGGGGTAGGGGGAGGTGTAGAACTCACTCTACTGAATATGCTGGATGCGTTAACCCAGCAGGGTCACCAAGTCCAAGTGCTTGCCCCTCAGCAGTCTCGGCTGCCCCAAACTGAGGTAATCACCGTAGCTGGATCTCCCCAAATTCCAGCCCAAACCCAAACCCGGCAGACTCCAATTCATCTTCCTGAAAACTCAGTTCTAGGCAATATGTGGTTGCAGGTTTTGGCCCTACAATCCCAGTTTGATCTGATCATCAATTTTGCCTATGATTGGCTCCCTCTCTACTTAACGCCTTTTTTAGAAACTCCTGTTGCTCATCTGATCAGCATGGGGTCCCTCTCCGATGCGATGGATCAAATGATTGGTCAGACTGCTGACCAATTTCCCCAGTCCATTGGTGTCCATACCCGAGCCCAGGCGAATACTTTTCCCTTCGCCCAGCATTGCTATCCTGTGGGCAATGGTTTCAATTTAGATCTCTACACATTCACCCCTGATCCAAAAGACTATTTATGCTGGCTGGGACGCATCGCCCCTGAAAAAGCCTTGGAAGATGCGGTAGCCGCAGTCGATCAAACAGGCCAGACCCTCAAAATTATGGGCCATATTCAAGAGCAAGCCTATTTTGATCAAATTCAGGCTCAATTTCCCCATGCCAACATTGACTATCTAGGGTTTCTCGATACCACTGCAATGCAAGAAGTCTTGCGCCATAGTCAAGGCTTGTTAGTGACACCGCGCTGGGTGGAAGCCTTTGGCAATGTCGTCATTGAAGCTCTAGCCTGCGGTGTTCCAGTGCTTGCCTATAATCGAGGCGGTCCGGCGGAAATCATCCAGTCCGGCAAAACAGGCTGGTTAGTGGAACCTGATAGCGTCGATGGCTTAGTAGCAGCCATTCATAAACTGCCCAAGATTGATCGACAAGTCTGTCGCCAGCAGGCCGAGCAGGAGTATTCTCTGACGGCCTTTGCCCAGCGCCTTGAGCAGTGGTTTGACCGAATTCTGTCTCAACCGGGTCAATAA
- a CDS encoding LD-carboxypeptidase has translation MKACQIPPFVQPGDDLWVTMPSGTLRERQDFDQGVSVLRSQHYIVHLSPNVTAQWGYLAGTDTQRRQSLTAGLKGDYTGIFCGRGGYGGARLLEEWEWPPSPPKWLVGFSDVTALLWGLATQGVASVHGPVMTTLAQEPDWSQQRLFDWLAGRPIPALTGKGWGQGKATGILLPGNLTVATHILGTPLCPHLDQVILALEDVGEAPYRLDRMLTQWRMSGVFKQVKGIALGRFSDCNVPAGIPSLTVEEVLRDRLGDLDIPIVSDLPFGHGAPNAALPVGIPAQLDGDQGLLTVGTP, from the coding sequence ATGAAAGCCTGTCAGATCCCTCCTTTTGTGCAGCCGGGCGATGACCTCTGGGTAACAATGCCCAGTGGCACCCTCAGAGAACGGCAGGATTTTGATCAAGGGGTATCGGTGTTGCGATCGCAACACTACATCGTCCACCTTTCCCCAAACGTCACCGCCCAGTGGGGCTATCTCGCAGGAACTGATACTCAGCGAAGACAATCCCTCACTGCAGGTCTTAAAGGCGACTATACAGGCATCTTTTGCGGCCGGGGCGGCTATGGCGGAGCTAGGCTTTTAGAAGAGTGGGAATGGCCCCCTTCCCCTCCCAAATGGCTGGTGGGTTTTTCCGATGTTACGGCTCTGCTTTGGGGACTTGCCACCCAAGGAGTCGCTAGTGTTCACGGTCCCGTCATGACCACCTTGGCCCAGGAACCAGACTGGTCCCAGCAGCGACTTTTTGATTGGCTTGCCGGTCGCCCCATTCCAGCCCTGACGGGCAAAGGCTGGGGGCAAGGCAAAGCAACCGGTATTTTATTGCCCGGAAATTTGACGGTGGCAACCCATATCTTGGGAACGCCTCTCTGCCCCCATCTAGACCAGGTGATCTTGGCCTTAGAAGATGTGGGGGAAGCTCCCTATCGGCTGGATCGAATGCTGACCCAATGGCGCATGAGTGGGGTATTTAAGCAGGTAAAGGGCATTGCCTTAGGGCGCTTTAGTGATTGCAACGTCCCTGCCGGGATTCCCAGCTTAACGGTGGAAGAAGTCCTCCGAGATCGCTTGGGGGATTTAGATATCCCGATTGTGTCAGATTTACCCTTTGGCCATGGCGCTCCCAACGCGGCCCTACCTGTGGGCATACCCGCCCAGTTGGATGGAGATCAGGGCCTGTTGACCGTTGGCACTCCCTAG